The Kiritimatiellia bacterium genome includes the window TTGGCGACGCGTGGGTCTCTTTTCACCCCGCCGGCCACATGCGCGGGGCGTCGCAGATTCGCGTGGAGGTTCGTGGCCGGGTGTCAGTAGTGACGGGCGATTTCAAGCGCGATGCGGATCCCACGGCGGATCTATATGAGCCGCTCCGCTGCGATGAGCTGATTATGGAAAGCACATTTGCGCTGCCGATTTACCAATGGCCGCCGGTTGCGAGCGTCATGGACGATCTTCACGCATGGTGGCGGGAAAATCAGGAGGCTAGCCGCACCTCAGTGTTGCTCACCTATGCGGTCGGCAAAGCGCAGCGGCTGCTCGCGATGCTCAATCCGGAGATCGGGCCGATCCTTTACCACGGCGCGGTGGAGCGATTCGTCGAGCTATACCGCGCGGCGGGCGTCGCGCTTGCGCCGGCGCGCAAGGCGCAGGCGGAGGACGCCAAAGCGCTGCGCGGCCGCGCGCTGCTGATCGCGCCGCCTTCGGCGCAAAATACGCCGTGGCTCCGCAAATGGGCGCCATACTCGATCGGGTTTGCCTCCGGGTGGATGCGTGTGCGCGGCGCGCGCCGCCGGCGTGGCGCGGACCGCGGCTTTGTGATCTCGGACCATGCCGACTGGCCCGCGTTACTGCAAACGATTGAGGAATCGGGCGCGGAATGGATCGGCCTCACCCACGGCTACGGGGATGCTCTGGCCCGATATCTTCGCGAGCAGGGCCGAAATGCCGATGTGCTGCGCACCGAGTTTGCAGGCGAAGATCATGAAATGAAATCCGAGATGCCCGATGCGTCCGAACCGCCATGAAGCATTTTACCCAGCTCTACCAGCGCCTCGACCGCAGCACCAAGACCAGCGACAAGCTTGCCGCGCTCGAGACGTTTTTTCGATCCGCTGCTCCGGACGACGCCGCGTGGGGCCTGTTTTTTCTGATCGGTCGGCGATTTCCTCGTGTGATCAGTCCCTCGGAATTGCGCGAATGGGTCAGCGCGGCGACCGGACTGCCGCCGTGGTTGGTCGAAGAATCGTACGCAGCAGCCGGCGATCTTGCAGAGACGCTCTCGTTGCTGCTGCCACCCGCGAGCGCGCCGCGCGAGTGGGGTCTTGCAGACCTTATTGAACAGCGCGTGCGACCCTTGCGCGAGGCCGGCCCGGAGCAGCGCCGCGCGTTGGTCGAACAGACCTGGCGCGAATTGGATGGCGATGAGCGATTTCTCTATCACAAGTTGCTAACCGGCGGATTTCGGGTGGGTGTCTCTCGCGCCTTGGTCGAGCGCGCGCTCGCCGCGGTTTCGGGAATCGACGCCGCGGAGATCGCACACCGCTTGATGGGCGATTGGACGCCGAGCGCGGCGTTCTATCAGGAAATCCTGTCGCAGAATCAGGCGCTCGAGTCGGCGCTGCGTCCGTATCCGTTTTACCTCGCCTATCCGCTGGAAGAGGACATCTCCACGTTGGGCGCTCCCTCAAACTGGCAGGCGGAATGGAAATGGGACGGGATCCGCGCACAGGTGATCCGGCGCGAAGGGCGCGTCGCCATCTGGACGCGCGGAGAGGAACTCGTCACGGATCGATATCCCGAGATCGAATCGGCCGCGCGCGCGCTGCCCGACGGGACGGTGTTGGACGGCGAACTGTTGGCCTGGCGCGATGACAAGCCGCTACCGTTCGGAGTCATGCAACAACGGATCGGGCGTATTCGGATTACATCGGCGACCCTTCAGCAAGCGCCTGTCGCGTTCGTCGCATACGACGTGCTCGAGCGCGGCGGCTGTGACCTCCGCGCGCGTCCGCTTCTTGAACGGCGCGCAGCGCTGGAGGAAATCATCACGCGCGCGTTGAGCCCGATCCGTGTATCGCCGCGAATTCCATTCGAGTCCTGGAGCGATCTAGCGGCGCGCCGCGCCGAGTCGCGCGCGCGCGGCGTCGAGGGCGTGATGCTCAAGCGGCTGGACGCGCCCTATGGCGTGGGCCGCGAGCGCGGCGCTTGGTGGAAGTGGAAGATCGAGCCCTACACGGTTGACGCCGTCCTGCTCTACGCGCAGGCCGGCCACGGGCGCCGCGCGGGCTTGCACACGGACTATACCCTCGGCGTGTGGTCGAATGGCGCACTGGTTCCCGTCGCGAAAGCTTATTCTGGGCTCACCGACGCGGAGCTTAACGAAGTGGACCGCTGGATTCGCCGCAATACGCTCGAAAAACATGGGCCGGTACGCGTGGTCAAACCGGAGCTGGTGTTCGAGATCGCCTTTGAAGGCATTCAGGCATCCGCCCGGCACAAGTCCGGGGTGGCGCTTCGGTTTCCGCGGATTGCGCGCTGGCGACGCGACAAACGCCCAGAGGATGCCGATCAACTCGATGTGCTGACTGCACTACTGCACGCGACGCGCTGCGTATGATGGAGCGAATCGAACAGTGGTTCCGCGCGCGCGGCTGGACACCGTTTGACTATCAGCGCGAAGCCTGGTCGGCTTGGGCGGAAGGTTGCGACGGTTTGATCCACGCGCCGACCGGAACCGGCAAAACCCTCGCGGCGCTGATGGGCCCTGTTGCCGGTTCATCGGAAGCGGAACCGGATGGATTGCGACTATTGTGGATCACTCCGCTGCGCGCGCTGGCGCGCGATACCGAAGAAAACATCTCTGCTGCGATGCGCGATTTCGCACCCGGCTGGCGCGTGGGTTCGCGCACCGGCGACACGACAGCGACGCAGCGGCGTAAACTGCGAGAACGGATGCCGGCCGTGATGATCACCACGCCCGAGAGCCTTGCCGTGATGATTTCATTTCCGGACGGCCGCGAGCGCCTCAGCGGTGTGGAAACCGTAGTGGTTGATGAATGGCATGAACTGATGGGGTCCAAGCGCGGCGTCATGACCGAATTGTTGCTGGCGCGATTACGCACGTGGAATCCTTCGATGCGCACGTGGGGCTTGTCCGCCACACTCGGCAATCTCGAGGAGGCGCTGCATGTCTTGTGTGGCGCGCATGTGGGGCGGCCGCGCCGATTGGTTCGGGGCGAAATTCCCAAACGCGTCGAAATCGAAACATTGATCCCCGCAGAAATTGAGCGCTTCCCGTGGTCCGGCCACATGGGATTGACACTGGTCAACGAAGTCGCGGACCGCCTTCGCGAGGCGCGCACAACGCTGCTGTTCACGAACACGCGGGCGCAGTGCGAATTGTGGCACCGCGCGCTAAGCGAGGCGACGGGTTGGGACGAATCGTTGCTCGCGATCCATCACGGCTCGATCGATCGGGCTTACCGCGAAGCGGTCGAGGAGCGGCTGCGCCGTGAACAGGTGCGCTGCGTGGTGTGCACCTCCAGCCTGGATCTTGGCGTCGATTTCAGTCCTGTCGAGCAGGTGATTCAGGTGGGCAGTCCGAAGGGTATCGCCCGGCTGTTGCAGCGCGCGGGCCGAAGCGGACACGCGCCGGGAAGACCCAGCCGCGTGCTCTGCGTGCCGGCGCATGCATTCGAGCTGGTGGAGTTTTCCGCTGCGCGCGAAGCTGCCCTCGCGCGTGAGGTGGAACCGAGGCCGCCATTGAGCAAGCCCCTCGATGTGCTCGTGCAACACGTCGTGACCGCGGCCCTCGGCGAAACGATCCCGTCCGAAACGCTTCGGCGCGAGGTCATGACCACACATGCCTACGCCGATTTATCGGACGAGGAATGGAAGTGGGTGCTCGATCACGTGCGCGGGACCGGGCCAGTGCTCAACGCCTATCCCGACTATCACCGCGTGGTTGAAACCCCGAAGGGGCTCACCGTCGAATCGCCGACGGTCGCGCGGTTGCATCGGTTGAACATCGGCACTATTCCGTCCGACGGCATGTTGGAAGTGCGTTTTTTGCGGGGCGGCCGATTGGGCGCCGTGGAGGAACGGTTCGTTGGGCCACTGAAGCCGGGCGACGTGTTCTACTTTGCCGGCCGCGCGCTGCAATTCGTGCGCGTCCGCGACATGACGATCTGGGTGCGCGCGGCCCGCTCGGGCGCAAGCGCCGTGCCGGTGTGGATGGGCGGTCGGCTGCCGCTGTCCACGCATCTGGCCGCCCGCGTGCGGCGCCGCATTGACGAAGCCGCGCAAGGGGTATTCGCTGATGCGGAAATGCGCGCTGTTGCTCCACTATTCGCCGTTCAGCAGGAGCGGTCGGCGATCCCGCGGCGTGGCGAATGGCTGATCGAGCACACCCGTTCGCGCGAAGGGTTTCACGTGTTTGTGTTCCCTTTTGCCGGCCGCCTTGCGCATGAAGGACTGGGCGCATTTCTCGCATTTCGCGCGGCGCGCCGCCAGGCGCTCACGGCGCGAATTTCGGCCAACGATTACGGGCTGGAACTGCTTTGCTCTGCGCCGCTGGCGATGGACGAGGCTTCGTGGCGGGCGTTGCTCACGCTCGAGGGC containing:
- a CDS encoding ligase-associated DNA damage response exonuclease, with the translated sequence MERLIESTSSGLYCAAGDFFIDPWRPVARALITHAHSDHARPGHAAYLTAAPGAPLVRERVGATVESIPYGERRRIGDAWVSFHPAGHMRGASQIRVEVRGRVSVVTGDFKRDADPTADLYEPLRCDELIMESTFALPIYQWPPVASVMDDLHAWWRENQEASRTSVLLTYAVGKAQRLLAMLNPEIGPILYHGAVERFVELYRAAGVALAPARKAQAEDAKALRGRALLIAPPSAQNTPWLRKWAPYSIGFASGWMRVRGARRRRGADRGFVISDHADWPALLQTIEESGAEWIGLTHGYGDALARYLREQGRNADVLRTEFAGEDHEMKSEMPDASEPP
- a CDS encoding ligase-associated DNA damage response DEXH box helicase codes for the protein MMERIEQWFRARGWTPFDYQREAWSAWAEGCDGLIHAPTGTGKTLAALMGPVAGSSEAEPDGLRLLWITPLRALARDTEENISAAMRDFAPGWRVGSRTGDTTATQRRKLRERMPAVMITTPESLAVMISFPDGRERLSGVETVVVDEWHELMGSKRGVMTELLLARLRTWNPSMRTWGLSATLGNLEEALHVLCGAHVGRPRRLVRGEIPKRVEIETLIPAEIERFPWSGHMGLTLVNEVADRLREARTTLLFTNTRAQCELWHRALSEATGWDESLLAIHHGSIDRAYREAVEERLRREQVRCVVCTSSLDLGVDFSPVEQVIQVGSPKGIARLLQRAGRSGHAPGRPSRVLCVPAHAFELVEFSAAREAALAREVEPRPPLSKPLDVLVQHVVTAALGETIPSETLRREVMTTHAYADLSDEEWKWVLDHVRGTGPVLNAYPDYHRVVETPKGLTVESPTVARLHRLNIGTIPSDGMLEVRFLRGGRLGAVEERFVGPLKPGDVFYFAGRALQFVRVRDMTIWVRAARSGASAVPVWMGGRLPLSTHLAARVRRRIDEAAQGVFADAEMRAVAPLFAVQQERSAIPRRGEWLIEHTRSREGFHVFVFPFAGRLAHEGLGAFLAFRAARRQALTARISANDYGLELLCSAPLAMDEASWRALLTLEGFEEDLAACVAGGALERYQFRDIARVAGLVFAGYPGRRKTARQLQASGTLFYEVFQRYDPGNLLLTQARREVARDQLQADRLRAALQDAGRSRLRIIETERFSPFAFPLWAERQRAQVSSERWEDRVRRMAEKLEAESRR
- a CDS encoding ATP-dependent DNA ligase, which encodes MKHFTQLYQRLDRSTKTSDKLAALETFFRSAAPDDAAWGLFFLIGRRFPRVISPSELREWVSAATGLPPWLVEESYAAAGDLAETLSLLLPPASAPREWGLADLIEQRVRPLREAGPEQRRALVEQTWRELDGDERFLYHKLLTGGFRVGVSRALVERALAAVSGIDAAEIAHRLMGDWTPSAAFYQEILSQNQALESALRPYPFYLAYPLEEDISTLGAPSNWQAEWKWDGIRAQVIRREGRVAIWTRGEELVTDRYPEIESAARALPDGTVLDGELLAWRDDKPLPFGVMQQRIGRIRITSATLQQAPVAFVAYDVLERGGCDLRARPLLERRAALEEIITRALSPIRVSPRIPFESWSDLAARRAESRARGVEGVMLKRLDAPYGVGRERGAWWKWKIEPYTVDAVLLYAQAGHGRRAGLHTDYTLGVWSNGALVPVAKAYSGLTDAELNEVDRWIRRNTLEKHGPVRVVKPELVFEIAFEGIQASARHKSGVALRFPRIARWRRDKRPEDADQLDVLTALLHATRCV